A single window of Vibrio sp. SCSIO 43137 DNA harbors:
- the dnaA gene encoding chromosomal replication initiator protein DnaA — protein MSSSLWLQCMQQLQEELSATEFSMWVRPLQAELSDNTLTLFAPNRFVLDWVRDRYLNSINRMLKEFCGSDIPNLRFEVGNKPVSAPPAVKKTAADVAAESSAPAQLQARKPVHKTWDDESEVVEINHRSNVNYKHKFNNFVEGKSNQLGLAAARQVADNPGAAYNPLFLYGGTGLGKTHLLHAVGNAIVDNKPNAKVVYMHSERFVQDMVKALQNNAIEEFKRYYRSVDALLIDDIQFFANKERSQEEFFHTFNALLEGNQQIILTSDRYPKEINGVEDRLKSRFGWGLTVAIEPPELETRVAILMKKAEDHQIHLADEVAFFIAKRLRSNVRELEGALNRVIANANFTGRPITIDFVREALRDLLALQEKLVTIDNIQKTVAEYYKIKVADLLSKRRSRSVARPRQLAMALAKELTNHSLPEIGDAFGGRDHTTVLHACRKIEQLREESHDIKEDYSNLIRTLSS, from the coding sequence GTGTCATCTTCGCTATGGTTGCAGTGCATGCAACAGCTTCAAGAAGAACTTTCAGCGACAGAATTCAGTATGTGGGTAAGACCGTTACAAGCGGAGCTTAGTGATAACACCCTGACTCTATTTGCGCCAAACCGATTTGTTCTTGACTGGGTACGGGATCGCTACCTGAACAGTATTAACCGCATGCTAAAAGAGTTTTGTGGTTCAGACATACCGAATCTTAGGTTTGAAGTTGGAAACAAACCCGTTTCAGCACCTCCGGCAGTTAAAAAAACCGCTGCTGATGTTGCTGCCGAATCATCAGCACCTGCTCAGCTTCAGGCCAGAAAGCCTGTACATAAAACCTGGGATGATGAATCCGAAGTTGTCGAAATTAATCACAGATCAAACGTAAACTACAAACATAAGTTTAATAACTTTGTTGAAGGTAAATCGAACCAGCTTGGTCTGGCAGCAGCAAGACAAGTAGCCGACAATCCGGGCGCTGCGTATAATCCGCTGTTCTTATATGGCGGTACTGGTCTGGGTAAAACACACCTTCTGCACGCCGTTGGCAATGCCATTGTGGATAATAAGCCAAATGCCAAAGTGGTTTATATGCACTCTGAGCGTTTTGTTCAGGATATGGTTAAAGCCCTGCAAAATAACGCCATTGAAGAATTTAAGCGCTATTACCGTAGCGTAGACGCCCTTCTTATTGATGACATTCAGTTTTTTGCCAATAAAGAGCGTTCTCAGGAAGAGTTCTTCCACACCTTTAATGCCCTGCTGGAAGGTAACCAGCAGATCATTCTGACGTCTGATCGCTATCCTAAAGAGATCAATGGGGTGGAAGATAGACTTAAGTCCCGCTTTGGCTGGGGCCTGACCGTCGCTATTGAACCACCGGAACTGGAAACTCGTGTTGCTATTCTGATGAAGAAAGCGGAAGACCATCAGATCCATCTTGCTGATGAGGTTGCCTTCTTTATTGCTAAGCGGTTACGTTCTAATGTCCGTGAACTGGAAGGGGCATTAAACCGGGTTATTGCTAATGCTAACTTTACCGGCCGCCCGATTACCATCGATTTTGTCCGTGAAGCTTTGCGTGACTTACTGGCGCTGCAAGAGAAGCTGGTCACCATTGATAATATCCAGAAGACGGTAGCCGAGTACTACAAGATTAAAGTGGCAGATCTACTCTCTAAGAGACGTTCCCGATCTGTTGCCCGCCCGCGCCAGCTTGCGATGGCACTGGCAAAAGAGCTGACTAACCACAGCCTGCCGGAAATCGGCGATGCCTTTGGCGGAAGAGACCATACAACGGTACTGCACGCCTGTCGTAAAATAGAGCAGTTGCGTGAAGAGAGTCATGATATTAAAGAAGACTACTCTAACCTGATCAGAACACTTTCATCCTAA